The following coding sequences lie in one Xanthomonas hortorum pv. pelargonii genomic window:
- a CDS encoding GNAT family N-acetyltransferase translates to MTVSAPEPLTAHHRVEPFASGVESLDHWLKRRALKNQATGASRTFVACADDRVVAYYALASSAVAVDATPGRFRRNMPDPIPVVVLGRLAVDQSLHGRGFGRALVRDAGKRVLHAADTIGIRGLLVHALSTDAKAFYERIGFEPSPLDPMVLVVTLEDLKASL, encoded by the coding sequence ATGACGGTATCGGCGCCGGAACCGCTGACAGCGCATCACCGGGTCGAACCGTTCGCATCGGGCGTGGAGAGCCTGGATCACTGGCTCAAGCGCCGCGCCCTGAAAAATCAGGCGACCGGTGCGTCACGGACCTTTGTTGCCTGCGCGGATGACCGCGTGGTGGCCTATTACGCCTTGGCCTCGAGTGCGGTCGCCGTGGACGCGACGCCCGGCCGCTTCCGTCGCAACATGCCGGACCCGATCCCCGTGGTGGTGCTTGGCAGGCTTGCTGTCGACCAATCCCTGCACGGCAGAGGGTTTGGTCGCGCCCTGGTACGGGATGCAGGCAAGCGCGTCCTGCATGCAGCCGACACCATTGGCATTCGCGGGCTGCTCGTGCATGCGCTCTCGACGGACGCCAAGGCGTTTTACGAGCGCATCGGCTTCGAACCTTCCCCGCTGGATCCCATGGTGCTGGTCGTCACGCTGGAAGACCTGAAAGCCAGTCTGTGA
- a CDS encoding methyl-accepting chemotaxis protein, giving the protein MLSTIKSKFILALLGTLIPSILLCLFLLNSLHTSKNNVGTLYNRDFTGSALASSIDGQLTRVDINILRMIAIGTPELIAQWKQENQTRFTQVAASIVELKQLLSQEAEHTAQLQKITASYALMQAGMQRQIELIEAGDIAGGAEVNRTQVKDNANATFAGLATLRDELAASAKLRYQQQQATNTRAITLSAIALGLIALAGVSIAVLLGNAISRSIQRAVAAVEQLSRGVLDVDIKITGKDETVQLASAVYRIRDRLQGVIAAQLEMARRHDAGEISYRMDENAFPGEFGHMVRDANALASSHIAMTMRLTQIIGRYAIGDLSDEMDRLPGEKAVVTETMNQVKQNLQAINQEISRLASAAAAGDFSVRGDTERFQHDFRTMVTSLNHLMATADGNLQSLSALLQSIAAGDLTARMSGEFKGVFAHMRDDANTTAAQLAEIVGRIQHSAISINSAASEIAAGNQDLSHRTEQQAANLEETAASMEELTSTVRQNAEHARQANQLAIGAASVASQGGEIVSKVVGTMAGIEASSRKIADIISVIDGISFQTNILALNAAVEAARAGEQGRGFAVVASEVRTLAQRSTAAAKEIKGLIDDSVQRVTEGSTLVHTAGNTMAELVASVQRVTDIMGEISAASQEQSVGIEQVNITVTQMDETTQQNAALVEEATAAARSMEEQAGQLTEAVAVFKIAQTSTHSARSAPTASSKLSLVSGRTAAPVKAATRKASAPKKLATTASSDGSNWQEF; this is encoded by the coding sequence ATGCTATCCACGATCAAGAGCAAATTTATATTGGCATTGTTGGGAACGCTGATTCCGAGCATCCTGCTGTGTCTGTTCCTGCTGAACAGCCTGCACACCTCCAAGAATAATGTCGGCACGCTCTACAATCGCGATTTCACCGGCTCTGCGCTTGCCAGCAGCATCGACGGTCAGCTGACCCGGGTGGATATCAACATCCTGCGCATGATCGCCATCGGCACGCCCGAGCTGATCGCACAATGGAAGCAGGAAAACCAAACGCGCTTCACGCAAGTCGCGGCCAGCATCGTGGAACTCAAACAGTTGCTGAGCCAGGAAGCCGAGCACACCGCCCAGCTGCAAAAGATCACGGCAAGCTATGCGCTGATGCAAGCGGGGATGCAGCGCCAGATCGAGTTGATCGAAGCAGGCGATATCGCCGGCGGCGCGGAAGTCAATCGCACCCAGGTCAAGGACAACGCCAACGCCACCTTTGCCGGGCTTGCCACCTTGCGTGACGAACTGGCCGCCTCTGCCAAGCTGCGCTATCAGCAGCAACAGGCCACCAACACGCGCGCGATCACCTTGTCGGCGATCGCGCTGGGGTTGATCGCGTTGGCCGGCGTGAGCATTGCAGTGTTACTGGGTAACGCGATTTCACGCTCGATCCAGCGGGCGGTTGCCGCCGTCGAGCAGTTGTCGCGCGGCGTGCTGGACGTCGATATCAAGATCACCGGCAAGGACGAAACCGTGCAGTTGGCCAGTGCGGTCTATCGCATCCGCGATCGCCTGCAAGGCGTCATCGCCGCGCAGCTGGAAATGGCACGCCGGCACGATGCTGGCGAGATCAGCTACCGCATGGACGAAAACGCATTTCCTGGCGAGTTCGGTCACATGGTGCGCGATGCCAACGCCCTGGCCAGTTCGCATATCGCCATGACGATGCGCCTGACACAGATCATCGGGCGCTACGCCATCGGCGATCTGTCCGATGAGATGGATCGGCTGCCGGGCGAGAAGGCGGTGGTCACCGAGACGATGAATCAGGTCAAACAGAATCTGCAAGCGATCAATCAGGAAATCAGCCGCCTGGCTTCGGCAGCGGCAGCCGGGGACTTCAGCGTGCGTGGCGACACCGAGCGCTTCCAGCATGATTTCCGCACCATGGTCACCAGCCTCAATCATCTGATGGCCACCGCAGACGGCAACCTGCAATCGCTGTCTGCATTGCTGCAATCCATCGCAGCGGGCGACCTCACGGCGCGCATGAGCGGCGAGTTCAAGGGCGTGTTCGCGCATATGCGCGACGACGCCAATACCACCGCCGCGCAGCTGGCGGAAATCGTCGGACGCATTCAGCACTCGGCAATCTCCATCAACTCGGCTGCAAGCGAAATCGCCGCGGGCAATCAGGATCTGTCGCACCGCACCGAGCAGCAGGCGGCCAACCTGGAAGAAACCGCCGCCTCGATGGAAGAGCTCACCTCCACCGTTCGCCAGAACGCCGAGCATGCACGCCAGGCCAATCAGCTGGCGATCGGTGCGGCAAGCGTGGCCTCGCAAGGCGGCGAGATCGTGAGCAAGGTCGTGGGCACCATGGCCGGGATCGAAGCCTCGTCCAGGAAGATCGCCGACATCATCAGCGTCATCGACGGCATCTCGTTCCAGACCAACATCCTGGCGTTGAACGCGGCCGTGGAAGCCGCGCGCGCCGGCGAACAGGGCCGTGGCTTTGCCGTGGTTGCCTCGGAAGTGCGCACGCTCGCTCAGCGCTCAACCGCAGCTGCGAAGGAGATCAAGGGCTTGATCGACGACTCGGTACAGCGCGTTACCGAGGGCTCCACCCTGGTGCACACCGCCGGCAACACCATGGCCGAGCTTGTGGCCAGCGTGCAGCGCGTGACCGACATCATGGGTGAGATCTCTGCAGCCTCGCAGGAACAGTCGGTCGGCATCGAGCAGGTCAACATCACGGTCACGCAAATGGATGAGACCACCCAGCAAAATGCGGCACTGGTGGAAGAAGCCACTGCGGCGGCGCGTTCGATGGAAGAACAGGCCGGCCAGCTCACCGAAGCGGTTGCGGTGTTCAAGATTGCGCAGACGAGCACGCACAGCGCGCGTTCGGCACCAACCGCATCATCAAAGCTCAGCCTGGTCAGCGGCCGAACAGCAGCACCGGTCAAAGCCGCTACCCGCAAAGCGTCTGCACCGAAAAAACTGGCTACCACTGCTTCCAGTGACGGGAGCAACTGGCAGGAATTCTAA
- a CDS encoding response regulator transcription factor: protein MRILVIEDNSDIAANLGDYLEDRGHTVDFAADGVTGLHLAVVHEFDAIVLDLNLPGMDGIEVCRKLRNEARKQTPVLMLTARDSLDNKLAGFDSGADDYLIKPFALQEVEVRLNALSRRGKGVHTRVLETGDLEYNLDTLEVRRRGKLLQLNPTALKILQSLMEASPAVVTRQELETRVWGEELPDSDSLRVHIHGLRAVVDKPFDVPMIQTRHGIGYRIASPDA, encoded by the coding sequence GTGCGCATTCTAGTAATTGAAGACAACAGCGATATCGCCGCCAATCTTGGCGACTATCTGGAAGACCGCGGCCACACGGTAGATTTCGCCGCCGACGGCGTCACCGGCCTGCATCTGGCCGTGGTGCACGAGTTCGACGCTATCGTGCTCGATCTCAACCTGCCCGGCATGGATGGCATCGAGGTGTGTCGCAAGCTGCGCAACGAAGCGCGCAAGCAGACGCCGGTGCTGATGCTCACCGCGCGCGATTCGCTGGACAACAAATTGGCCGGCTTCGACTCCGGCGCCGACGACTATCTGATCAAGCCGTTCGCGCTGCAGGAAGTGGAAGTGCGGCTCAACGCGCTCTCGCGTCGCGGCAAGGGCGTGCACACCCGCGTGCTGGAAACCGGCGATCTGGAATACAACCTGGACACGCTGGAAGTGCGCCGCCGCGGCAAGCTGCTGCAGCTCAACCCCACCGCATTGAAGATCCTGCAGTCGCTGATGGAAGCCTCGCCGGCCGTGGTCACCCGCCAGGAGCTGGAGACCCGCGTCTGGGGCGAAGAACTGCCCGATTCGGACTCGTTGCGCGTGCATATCCACGGCCTGCGCGCGGTGGTCGACAAGCCGTTCGACGTGCCGATGATCCAGACCCGTCACGGCATCGGTTACCGCATCGCCTCGCCCGATGCCTGA
- a CDS encoding SymE family type I addiction module toxin: MSRAQSPSSKRSKQDAKRTATAKQPERAINAQPVRLVPSPTLDVDNLDFDNRPRHRVDDLPPRPPRKARTPTRCTVGYAFYEAEPGRPHSQRIPSVRLRGLWLEQLGFAVGCKLQITAREGELVVTVERAPSQ, from the coding sequence ATGAGCAGGGCGCAGTCTCCAAGCTCCAAGCGGTCCAAGCAGGATGCCAAACGCACCGCTACCGCCAAGCAGCCTGAGCGCGCGATCAATGCACAGCCCGTGCGGTTGGTTCCGTCGCCCACGCTCGATGTGGACAACCTCGACTTCGATAATCGCCCCAGGCACCGCGTGGACGATCTGCCACCACGTCCGCCCCGCAAGGCGCGCACGCCCACGCGCTGCACGGTGGGTTATGCGTTCTACGAGGCGGAGCCGGGCCGGCCGCACAGCCAGCGCATTCCCAGTGTGCGCTTGCGCGGGCTGTGGCTGGAGCAGTTGGGGTTTGCGGTTGGCTGCAAGCTGCAGATCACTGCGCGCGAGGGAGAATTGGTGGTGACGGTGGAGCGCGCACCCTCGCAATGA
- a CDS encoding DUF1778 domain-containing protein, whose translation MSTPNTTPGKRETLNLRIKPEERSLIDRAAKARGKNRTDFVLDAARSAAEEALLDQTLIAASPDAYAAFLARLDMPPQPNARLRKTMQTPAPWEKA comes from the coding sequence ATGTCCACACCCAACACTACGCCCGGCAAGCGCGAAACCTTGAATCTCCGCATCAAGCCCGAGGAACGCAGCCTGATCGACCGGGCCGCCAAGGCGCGCGGGAAGAACCGCACCGATTTCGTGCTGGACGCGGCGCGCTCGGCTGCCGAGGAAGCCTTGCTGGACCAGACCCTTATCGCGGCCAGCCCGGACGCCTACGCCGCCTTTCTGGCACGGCTGGACATGCCGCCGCAGCCGAACGCGCGCCTGCGCAAGACGATGCAGACGCCCGCTCCTTGGGAGAAGGCATGA
- the rimK gene encoding 30S ribosomal protein S6--L-glutamate ligase has protein sequence MSRPRRAPSAMKIAILSRNSKLYSTRRLIEAGRKRGHTVRILDPLRCYMRIAADGFSLHYKGKPITGFDAVIPRIGASVTRYATAVLRQLEFMGSYTPNPSDAILRSRDKLRAHQLLAAQGIDMPVTVFGDNPDDTQDLLSMLGPPPHVVKLNEGTQGAGVILTEKASASRGVVEALRGLYANFIVQEFIGEAEGADLRCFVVGDRVVASMRRQAAEGDFRSNLHLGGTAAVAQATPQEQEVAVRSARALGLAVAGVDLIRSNRGPLVLEVNSTPGLEGVEGVCGVDVAAAIIEHLEIEHLDQAAR, from the coding sequence ATGTCCAGGCCGCGCCGCGCACCCTCCGCGATGAAAATCGCCATCCTTTCCCGCAACAGCAAGCTGTATTCGACCCGCCGGCTCATCGAGGCCGGGCGCAAGCGTGGGCACACGGTGCGCATCCTCGACCCGCTGCGCTGCTACATGCGCATCGCTGCCGATGGCTTCAGCCTGCACTACAAGGGCAAGCCGATCACCGGATTCGACGCAGTGATTCCGCGCATCGGTGCCTCGGTCACGCGCTATGCCACGGCGGTGTTGCGCCAGCTCGAATTCATGGGCAGCTACACGCCCAATCCTTCGGACGCCATCCTGCGCTCGCGCGACAAGCTGCGCGCGCATCAACTGCTGGCCGCGCAAGGCATCGATATGCCGGTGACCGTGTTCGGCGACAACCCGGACGACACCCAGGACCTGCTGTCCATGCTCGGCCCGCCGCCGCACGTGGTGAAGTTGAACGAGGGCACCCAGGGCGCCGGAGTGATCCTCACCGAGAAGGCCAGCGCCTCGCGCGGCGTGGTCGAAGCCTTGCGCGGGCTGTACGCCAACTTCATCGTGCAGGAATTCATCGGCGAGGCCGAGGGCGCCGACCTGCGCTGTTTCGTGGTCGGCGACAGGGTGGTCGCCTCCATGCGCCGCCAGGCCGCCGAGGGCGACTTCCGCTCCAACCTGCACCTGGGCGGCACCGCCGCAGTGGCGCAAGCCACCCCGCAGGAGCAGGAAGTGGCGGTGCGCTCGGCGCGCGCGCTGGGGCTGGCGGTGGCCGGGGTGGACCTGATCCGCTCCAACCGCGGCCCGCTGGTGCTGGAGGTCAATTCGACCCCCGGCCTGGAAGGCGTAGAGGGCGTCTGCGGCGTGGACGTGGCCGCCGCGATCATCGAGCACCTGGAAATCGAGCACCTGGACCAGGCCGCCCGTTGA
- a CDS encoding H-NS family nucleoid-associated regulatory protein: MRQVPPASPSAAAKAQLLEELRKLEQEEAQLKYAQTLEAFDQVVEVLTQFGGRFNAKQKSQIASLAMTGKSKGPLSSTGEVVAKYWIPHSGETWSGRGRTPRAFKAWEGTSSYKEWKANHPDKRFPLYPG, encoded by the coding sequence ATGCGCCAGGTTCCGCCTGCTTCACCCTCCGCCGCCGCCAAAGCCCAATTGCTGGAAGAGCTGCGTAAGCTCGAACAGGAAGAAGCCCAGCTGAAATATGCCCAGACGCTGGAAGCCTTCGATCAGGTCGTCGAAGTGCTGACCCAGTTTGGTGGCCGCTTCAACGCAAAACAGAAAAGCCAGATCGCGTCCCTCGCAATGACCGGCAAGTCCAAGGGCCCGCTATCGTCCACCGGCGAAGTGGTGGCCAAGTACTGGATCCCGCATTCCGGCGAGACCTGGTCCGGGCGTGGTCGCACCCCGCGCGCCTTCAAGGCCTGGGAAGGCACCAGCTCGTACAAGGAATGGAAAGCCAATCATCCGGACAAGCGGTTTCCGCTCTATCCAGGTTGA
- a CDS encoding prepilin peptidase, producing the protein MAFLDQHPGLGFPAAAGLGLLIGSFLNVVILRLPKRMEWQWRRDAREILELPDIYEPPPPGIVVEPSHDPVTGDKLKWWENIPLFSWLMLRGKSRYSGKPISIQYPLVELLTSILCVASVWRFGFGWQGFGAIVLSCFLVAMSGIDLRHKLLPDQLTLPLMWLGLVGSMDNLYMPAKPALLGAAVGYVSLWTVWWLFKQLTGKEGMGHGDFKLLAALGAWCGLKGILPIILISSLVGAILGSIWLVAKGRDRATPIPFGPYLAIAGWVVFFWGNDLVDGYLHFAGLR; encoded by the coding sequence ATGGCATTTCTCGACCAGCATCCCGGTCTCGGCTTTCCCGCCGCGGCCGGACTGGGACTGCTGATCGGCAGCTTCCTGAACGTGGTGATCCTGCGCTTGCCCAAGCGTATGGAGTGGCAGTGGCGGCGCGATGCGCGCGAGATCCTGGAACTGCCGGACATCTACGAGCCGCCGCCGCCGGGGATCGTGGTGGAGCCCTCGCACGATCCGGTGACCGGCGACAAGCTCAAATGGTGGGAGAACATCCCGCTCTTTAGCTGGCTGATGCTGCGCGGCAAGTCGCGCTATAGCGGCAAGCCCATCTCCATCCAGTACCCATTGGTCGAGTTGCTGACCTCGATCCTGTGCGTGGCCAGCGTCTGGCGCTTCGGCTTCGGCTGGCAGGGCTTTGGCGCGATCGTGCTGAGCTGCTTTCTGGTGGCGATGTCGGGCATCGACCTGCGCCACAAGCTGCTGCCGGATCAGCTGACCTTGCCGCTGATGTGGTTAGGCTTGGTCGGCTCGATGGACAACCTGTACATGCCGGCCAAGCCCGCCCTGCTGGGCGCGGCGGTGGGCTATGTCTCGCTATGGACGGTGTGGTGGCTGTTCAAACAGCTCACCGGTAAGGAAGGCATGGGCCACGGCGACTTCAAGCTGCTGGCCGCACTCGGCGCGTGGTGCGGGCTGAAAGGCATCCTGCCGATCATCCTGATCTCCTCGCTGGTCGGCGCCATCCTCGGCTCGATCTGGCTGGTCGCCAAGGGCCGCGACCGTGCCACCCCGATCCCGTTCGGCCCCTACCTGGCCATCGCCGGTTGGGTGGTGTTCTTCTGGGGCAACGATCTGGTGGACGGCTACCTGCACTTCGCAGGCTTGCGTTGA
- the glgX gene encoding glycogen debranching protein GlgX codes for MRRPASAAYANPSRIRQGRPFPRGTLFDGTGTNFALFSAHATRVELCLFDEQGTETRVDLPEYTNEIWHGYLPDVKPGQRYGYRVHGPYAPTEGHRFNHNKLLMDPYARELDGDLVWADELYGYTVGHPDGDLSFDERDSAPFMPKCVVVEDTYDWEDDARLLKPWNETVIYETHVRGYTMRNPQVPEAVRGTFAGLAQPQVLQYIKDLGVTAVELLPVHAYLDDQHLLDKDLRNYWGYNTIGFFALKSRYLASGHRDEFRDMVKAMHKQGLEVILDVVYNHTAEGSELGPTLSFKGIDNASYYRLAEDKRYYINDTGTGNTLNLSNSRVIQMVNDSLRYWAGEMHVDGFRFDLATILGREPSGFDQRGGFLDACNQDPLLTEVKLIAEPWDCGPGGYQVGHFPPGWSEWNDKFRDNAREFWKGEDGKLAEFATRFTGSADLFDRRGRRPWASVNFITAHDGFTLRDLVSYNEKHNIANGEDNRDGSSNDGSCNYGEEGDTDNAEILQIRERQMKNLLATLLLSQGTPMLLSGDERAQSQGGNNNTYCQDNEITWLDWENDPTDGRLTEFVKALTGLRRRYPILSRGRFLNGQYNEEAGLRDLTWLNPGGTEMDDAHWTDAGARSVGLLLEGKAQTSGVKELANDDTLLIVINAYHEGVTFTLPSSDEPVHWKLVLSTDEALEVDMMPAGASEFLAPPRSVSVFECKSDQ; via the coding sequence ATGCGACGTCCAGCAAGCGCGGCCTATGCCAACCCCTCCCGCATCCGCCAGGGACGCCCGTTCCCGCGTGGCACGCTCTTCGATGGAACAGGCACCAATTTCGCGCTGTTTTCTGCGCATGCCACGCGCGTGGAGCTGTGCCTGTTCGACGAACAAGGCACCGAGACGCGGGTCGATCTGCCCGAATACACCAACGAGATCTGGCACGGCTATCTGCCCGACGTCAAACCGGGCCAGCGCTACGGCTACCGCGTGCATGGCCCGTACGCGCCGACCGAGGGGCATCGCTTCAACCACAACAAGTTGCTGATGGATCCCTATGCGCGCGAGCTGGATGGCGATCTGGTCTGGGCGGACGAACTCTACGGCTACACCGTGGGTCACCCGGATGGCGACCTGAGCTTCGACGAGCGCGACAGTGCGCCCTTCATGCCCAAGTGCGTGGTGGTCGAAGACACCTACGACTGGGAAGACGACGCACGCCTGCTCAAGCCGTGGAACGAAACGGTGATCTACGAAACCCACGTGCGTGGCTACACCATGCGCAACCCGCAGGTGCCGGAGGCGGTGCGCGGTACGTTTGCCGGCCTGGCGCAGCCGCAGGTGCTGCAATACATCAAGGACCTTGGCGTCACTGCCGTCGAGTTGTTGCCGGTGCATGCGTATCTGGACGACCAGCATCTGCTGGACAAGGACCTGCGCAACTACTGGGGCTACAACACCATCGGCTTTTTCGCACTGAAATCGCGCTATCTGGCCAGCGGGCATCGCGATGAATTCCGCGACATGGTCAAGGCCATGCACAAGCAGGGTCTGGAAGTGATTCTGGACGTGGTCTACAACCACACCGCCGAAGGTAGCGAGCTGGGCCCGACGCTGTCGTTCAAGGGCATCGACAACGCCAGTTACTATCGCCTTGCCGAAGACAAGCGTTATTACATCAACGACACCGGCACCGGTAACACGCTGAATCTAAGCAATTCGCGGGTGATCCAGATGGTCAATGACTCGCTGCGCTATTGGGCCGGCGAGATGCATGTGGACGGATTCCGCTTCGACCTGGCGACCATCCTGGGGCGCGAGCCGAGCGGCTTCGATCAGCGTGGCGGCTTCCTGGATGCCTGCAACCAGGACCCGTTGCTGACGGAAGTGAAGCTGATTGCCGAGCCGTGGGATTGCGGCCCCGGTGGCTATCAGGTGGGTCATTTCCCGCCGGGTTGGTCGGAGTGGAACGACAAGTTCCGCGACAATGCGCGCGAGTTCTGGAAGGGCGAAGACGGCAAGCTCGCCGAGTTTGCCACCCGCTTTACCGGCTCGGCCGATCTGTTCGATCGGCGCGGTCGCCGCCCATGGGCGTCGGTCAACTTCATCACTGCGCATGACGGTTTCACTCTGCGCGATCTGGTGAGCTACAACGAGAAGCACAACATCGCCAACGGCGAGGACAATCGCGACGGTTCGTCCAACGATGGCTCGTGCAACTACGGCGAAGAAGGCGATACCGACAACGCCGAGATCCTGCAGATCCGCGAGCGCCAAATGAAAAACCTGCTCGCCACCTTGCTGCTCTCGCAAGGCACGCCGATGCTGTTGAGCGGCGACGAGCGCGCACAGTCGCAAGGCGGCAATAACAATACCTATTGCCAGGACAACGAGATCACCTGGCTGGATTGGGAAAACGACCCGACCGATGGCCGTTTGACCGAATTCGTCAAGGCGCTTACCGGCTTGCGTAGGCGCTACCCGATCCTGTCGCGCGGTCGCTTTCTCAATGGCCAGTACAACGAAGAGGCCGGCCTGCGCGATCTGACCTGGCTCAATCCCGGCGGCACCGAGATGGACGACGCGCATTGGACCGATGCCGGTGCACGCTCGGTGGGTTTGCTGCTGGAAGGCAAGGCGCAGACCTCGGGCGTCAAGGAACTGGCCAACGACGACACCTTGCTGATCGTCATCAATGCTTACCACGAAGGGGTGACCTTCACCCTGCCCTCGTCCGATGAACCGGTGCACTGGAAGCTGGTGCTCTCCACCGACGAAGCATTGGAAGTGGACATGATGCCGGCCGGCGCCAGCGAGTTCCTGGCACCACCACGCAGCGTGTCGGTGTTCGAGTGCAAGAGCGACCAATAA
- a CDS encoding sensor histidine kinase, with product MPESNNGARPARRRGRYRRRLRSRIILSFVLLGFCLTTLFAFATNWARSRVENQLVEDVMNRNIDAFAQRFYSDPLRNPDLPVQQMRGRVVKSDKFEALRLEQPEWYQLPDGIHTISGVDEGGNAYSYKLAVRKTPSEWFFLAYDMTQTIKGEIQLKRTLMLSVLVFSGFSLVIGWWSASKVMRPVSDLAARLRAYRGGTSEPKPLAAHFPDDEVGQLAEALDDYSARLTEVVQRDREFNADVSHELRTPLAVIRGATELLLTKPNLDEKMLQRLQRIQRAELQCSDLIGSLLLLSRNERGQGSSNVAKVAEQLIDAHRAQLGGKPLELLLEGERDLVIDAPESALSVALGNLIGNAVKYTQDGQVRVRVLSDAVEVIDSGPGLSEEDAAKLFQRGYRGTHAGHSQGGGIGLSIVSRLCDLYGWRVSVRPGQERGVIATLAFHR from the coding sequence ATGCCTGAAAGCAATAACGGCGCGCGGCCCGCCCGCAGGCGTGGCCGCTACCGGCGGCGCCTGCGCAGCCGCATCATCCTGTCGTTCGTGTTGTTGGGCTTCTGCCTGACCACACTGTTCGCCTTCGCCACCAACTGGGCGCGCTCGCGCGTGGAAAACCAGTTGGTCGAAGACGTGATGAACCGCAATATCGACGCCTTCGCGCAGCGCTTCTATTCCGACCCGTTGCGTAACCCCGATCTGCCGGTACAGCAGATGCGTGGGCGGGTGGTCAAAAGCGACAAATTCGAAGCGCTGCGCCTGGAGCAGCCCGAGTGGTACCAGCTGCCCGACGGCATCCACACCATCTCCGGCGTGGACGAGGGCGGCAACGCGTATTCGTACAAGTTGGCGGTGCGCAAGACGCCGAGCGAGTGGTTTTTCCTCGCCTACGACATGACCCAGACCATCAAGGGCGAGATCCAGCTCAAGCGCACGCTGATGCTCTCGGTGCTGGTGTTCAGCGGTTTTTCGTTGGTGATCGGCTGGTGGTCCGCGTCCAAGGTGATGCGCCCGGTCTCGGATCTGGCCGCGCGCCTGCGTGCCTACCGCGGCGGCACCAGCGAGCCTAAACCACTTGCAGCGCATTTCCCCGATGACGAGGTCGGCCAACTCGCCGAAGCGCTGGACGATTACTCGGCCCGCCTCACCGAAGTGGTGCAGCGCGACCGCGAATTCAACGCCGACGTCAGCCACGAACTGCGCACTCCGCTGGCGGTGATTCGCGGCGCCACCGAACTGCTGCTCACCAAGCCCAATCTCGACGAAAAGATGCTGCAACGCTTGCAGCGCATCCAGCGCGCCGAACTGCAGTGCAGCGACCTGATCGGCTCGCTGCTGCTGCTCTCGCGCAATGAACGCGGGCAGGGCAGCAGCAATGTCGCCAAGGTCGCCGAACAACTGATCGACGCGCACCGCGCCCAACTCGGCGGCAAACCGCTGGAACTACTGCTGGAAGGCGAACGCGATCTGGTCATCGATGCGCCCGAATCCGCCTTGTCCGTGGCGCTGGGCAATCTGATCGGCAACGCGGTCAAGTACACCCAGGACGGCCAGGTGCGCGTGCGCGTGCTAAGCGATGCAGTAGAGGTGATCGACTCCGGCCCCGGCCTGAGCGAAGAGGACGCCGCCAAACTGTTCCAGCGCGGCTACCGCGGCACCCACGCCGGCCACTCGCAAGGCGGCGGCATCGGCCTGTCGATCGTCAGCAGGCTGTGCGACCTCTACGGCTGGCGCGTCAGCGTGCGCCCAGGCCAGGAGCGCGGCGTCATCGCAACACTGGCCTTCCATCGCTAA
- the coaE gene encoding dephospho-CoA kinase (Dephospho-CoA kinase (CoaE) performs the final step in coenzyme A biosynthesis.), with amino-acid sequence MSDFIVGLTGGIASGKSALAAEFKKLGVPVIDADVVARQVVAPGLILDAITNRFGQGILLPDGTLDRQALRNIVFADPTERKALEAITHPAIRTELQRAAKAANHPYAIVAIPLLAEAGARAAYPWLNRILVVDVPVALQHARLMQRDGSTSALADQMIAAQTSRAQRLAIADDVASNEGNTDQLAQHAQRLDATYRAALQTHRIEN; translated from the coding sequence ATGAGCGACTTCATCGTCGGTCTCACGGGTGGCATCGCCTCCGGCAAGAGCGCCCTGGCCGCTGAGTTTAAGAAGCTGGGCGTGCCGGTGATCGATGCCGATGTGGTTGCGCGGCAGGTGGTGGCGCCTGGTCTCATACTTGATGCCATCACGAACCGCTTTGGCCAAGGCATTTTGTTGCCGGATGGCACGCTGGATCGGCAGGCCTTACGCAACATCGTCTTCGCGGATCCAACCGAGCGGAAAGCGCTCGAAGCGATCACCCATCCTGCCATTCGCACCGAATTGCAGCGCGCGGCGAAAGCGGCCAATCACCCCTACGCTATCGTGGCAATCCCGTTACTCGCTGAAGCAGGGGCACGGGCGGCCTATCCCTGGCTCAACCGCATCCTGGTCGTCGACGTACCGGTTGCGCTTCAACACGCCCGCCTGATGCAACGCGACGGCAGTACGTCGGCCCTTGCCGATCAGATGATTGCAGCACAAACCTCTCGCGCACAACGGCTGGCCATTGCCGATGATGTGGCAAGCAATGAGGGCAATACGGACCAGTTGGCGCAACACGCGCAACGACTGGATGCGACTTACAGAGCGGCGCTTCAAACCCATCGAATCGAGAACTAA